The Syngnathus typhle isolate RoL2023-S1 ecotype Sweden linkage group LG3, RoL_Styp_1.0, whole genome shotgun sequence genome window below encodes:
- the LOC133151015 gene encoding F-box only protein 8-like isoform X1 has translation MGQALWRLPPRQQQQLQEELVDRLADTGGQEQGRDGGTLRRMPQHCYGPDSYHLLKTRRGGKAQNGFIDLEMLPPELGITILSYLNATDLCLAGCVWQDLGNDEYLWQGLCKSTWGHCSIYNRRLPAGFSYRRLYLQLDEGSLTFNANPQEGISYFMSKGILVDHPTEQAKFIFYTRRLNWKMLRIYLDERRDVLDELVTLHNFSNQFLPNALRDFFRHIHAPEERGEYLETLITKFSHRFCTCNPGLVRELGLSPDAVYVLCYSLILLSIDLTSPHVKNKMSKREFIRNTRRAAHNVSDDFVGHLYDNIYLIGHVAA, from the exons ATGGGTCAGGCACTGTGGAGGCTACCACCCAGACAacagcagcagcttcaggaagaGCTTGTTGACCGACTGGCTGACACGGGAGGACAAGAGCAAG GGAGGGATGGTGGGACACTTCGAAGAATGCCTCAACATTGTTATGGCCCTGACAGCTACCATCTATTGAAAACACGCAGAGGAG GTAAAGCACAAAATGGTTTTATAGATTTGGAGATGCTCCCACCAGAGTTGGGAATAACCATATTGTCGTATCTGAATGCAACCGATCTGTGTCTGGCCGGGTGTGTATGGCAGGACCTAGGCAATGATGAATATCTGTGGCAGGG GCTCTGCAAGTCCACATGGGGTCACTGCTCCATATACAACAGAAGGCTGCCTGCTGGTTTCTCATATAGAAGACTATATCTACAACTAGATGAAGGGAGCCTTACATTCAACGCAAACCCACAGGAG GGTATATCTTATTTCATGTCTAAAGGAATACTCGTAGATCATCCCACAGAGCAGGCGAAGTTCATCTTTTACACTAGACGGCTCAACTGGAAGATGCTGAGAATTTACCTGGATGAGAG GCGTGATGTTTTGGACGAGCTAGTGACTCTTCACAACTTCAGTAACCAGTTCCTCCCCAATGCTCTGAGGGATTTCTTCAGACATATTCATGCAccagaggagagaggagagtaTCTGGAAACACTCATCACCAAATTTAGTCACAGGTTTTGTACCTGTAACCCTGGTCTTGTCCGGGAGCTGGGGCTCAGTCCTG ATGCTGTGTATGTGCTATGCTACAGTCTCATCCTGCTGTCCATTGATCTGACCAGTCCTCatgtcaaaaacaaaatgtcaaagaGGGAGTTCATCAGGAACACTCGTAGAGCAGCCCATAATGTCTCGGATGACTTTGTGGGCCATCTTTATGACAATATATATTTAATTGGCCATGTGGCTGCATAG
- the LOC133151015 gene encoding F-box only protein 8-like isoform X2: MPSYPPTGNKLCWCAGAEEPGTGRDGGTLRRMPQHCYGPDSYHLLKTRRGGKAQNGFIDLEMLPPELGITILSYLNATDLCLAGCVWQDLGNDEYLWQGLCKSTWGHCSIYNRRLPAGFSYRRLYLQLDEGSLTFNANPQEGISYFMSKGILVDHPTEQAKFIFYTRRLNWKMLRIYLDERRDVLDELVTLHNFSNQFLPNALRDFFRHIHAPEERGEYLETLITKFSHRFCTCNPGLVRELGLSPDAVYVLCYSLILLSIDLTSPHVKNKMSKREFIRNTRRAAHNVSDDFVGHLYDNIYLIGHVAA; encoded by the exons atgccttcgtatccgccaaccggaaacaagctctgctggtgcgcaggcgcagaagagccagggacgg GGAGGGATGGTGGGACACTTCGAAGAATGCCTCAACATTGTTATGGCCCTGACAGCTACCATCTATTGAAAACACGCAGAGGAG GTAAAGCACAAAATGGTTTTATAGATTTGGAGATGCTCCCACCAGAGTTGGGAATAACCATATTGTCGTATCTGAATGCAACCGATCTGTGTCTGGCCGGGTGTGTATGGCAGGACCTAGGCAATGATGAATATCTGTGGCAGGG GCTCTGCAAGTCCACATGGGGTCACTGCTCCATATACAACAGAAGGCTGCCTGCTGGTTTCTCATATAGAAGACTATATCTACAACTAGATGAAGGGAGCCTTACATTCAACGCAAACCCACAGGAG GGTATATCTTATTTCATGTCTAAAGGAATACTCGTAGATCATCCCACAGAGCAGGCGAAGTTCATCTTTTACACTAGACGGCTCAACTGGAAGATGCTGAGAATTTACCTGGATGAGAG GCGTGATGTTTTGGACGAGCTAGTGACTCTTCACAACTTCAGTAACCAGTTCCTCCCCAATGCTCTGAGGGATTTCTTCAGACATATTCATGCAccagaggagagaggagagtaTCTGGAAACACTCATCACCAAATTTAGTCACAGGTTTTGTACCTGTAACCCTGGTCTTGTCCGGGAGCTGGGGCTCAGTCCTG ATGCTGTGTATGTGCTATGCTACAGTCTCATCCTGCTGTCCATTGATCTGACCAGTCCTCatgtcaaaaacaaaatgtcaaagaGGGAGTTCATCAGGAACACTCGTAGAGCAGCCCATAATGTCTCGGATGACTTTGTGGGCCATCTTTATGACAATATATATTTAATTGGCCATGTGGCTGCATAG
- the LOC133151015 gene encoding F-box only protein 8-like isoform X4 produces the protein MPQHCYGPDSYHLLKTRRGGKAQNGFIDLEMLPPELGITILSYLNATDLCLAGCVWQDLGNDEYLWQGLCKSTWGHCSIYNRRLPAGFSYRRLYLQLDEGSLTFNANPQEGISYFMSKGILVDHPTEQAKFIFYTRRLNWKMLRIYLDERRDVLDELVTLHNFSNQFLPNALRDFFRHIHAPEERGEYLETLITKFSHRFCTCNPGLVRELGLSPDAVYVLCYSLILLSIDLTSPHVKNKMSKREFIRNTRRAAHNVSDDFVGHLYDNIYLIGHVAA, from the exons ATGCCTCAACATTGTTATGGCCCTGACAGCTACCATCTATTGAAAACACGCAGAGGAG GTAAAGCACAAAATGGTTTTATAGATTTGGAGATGCTCCCACCAGAGTTGGGAATAACCATATTGTCGTATCTGAATGCAACCGATCTGTGTCTGGCCGGGTGTGTATGGCAGGACCTAGGCAATGATGAATATCTGTGGCAGGG GCTCTGCAAGTCCACATGGGGTCACTGCTCCATATACAACAGAAGGCTGCCTGCTGGTTTCTCATATAGAAGACTATATCTACAACTAGATGAAGGGAGCCTTACATTCAACGCAAACCCACAGGAG GGTATATCTTATTTCATGTCTAAAGGAATACTCGTAGATCATCCCACAGAGCAGGCGAAGTTCATCTTTTACACTAGACGGCTCAACTGGAAGATGCTGAGAATTTACCTGGATGAGAG GCGTGATGTTTTGGACGAGCTAGTGACTCTTCACAACTTCAGTAACCAGTTCCTCCCCAATGCTCTGAGGGATTTCTTCAGACATATTCATGCAccagaggagagaggagagtaTCTGGAAACACTCATCACCAAATTTAGTCACAGGTTTTGTACCTGTAACCCTGGTCTTGTCCGGGAGCTGGGGCTCAGTCCTG ATGCTGTGTATGTGCTATGCTACAGTCTCATCCTGCTGTCCATTGATCTGACCAGTCCTCatgtcaaaaacaaaatgtcaaagaGGGAGTTCATCAGGAACACTCGTAGAGCAGCCCATAATGTCTCGGATGACTTTGTGGGCCATCTTTATGACAATATATATTTAATTGGCCATGTGGCTGCATAG